From the Solea senegalensis isolate Sse05_10M linkage group LG16, IFAPA_SoseM_1, whole genome shotgun sequence genome, one window contains:
- the LOC122782809 gene encoding cytochrome c oxidase assembly factor 8 → MDVRMSSVVMKSLTTWRNLRANVSSAVKCRLCSSSSCGQSKQQDTTNNKWSNSRPAADSTHDWIGPPNPLSNLRPIVYHVPENESPLQRRLRTLRQETEDWNHQFWTKQNFTFNKEKHAFITSQLKEKGLGVRDENGRRRSLDSEEMAKFYKNFLDENRTRHANYNREWYRRNFTITLLMARVTLRNMWTNVRLKKTSSPSSSSSS, encoded by the exons ATGGATGTGAGGATGAGTTCAGTGGTAATGAAGAGTTTGACAACATGGCGGAATCTGAGGGCAAACGTGTCTTCAGCTGTAAAATGTcgcctctgcagcagcagcagctgtggacaGAGCAAACAACAGGACACGACTAACAACAAG TGGTCAAACTCCAGACCTGCAGCCGACTCCACACACGACTGGATCGGTCCCCCGAACCCTCTGTCCAACCTGAGACCCATCGTCTACCACGTCCCCGAGAACGAGTCCCCGCTGCAGAGACGTCTGAGGACGCTGAGGCAGGAGACGGAGGACTGGAACCACCAGTTCTGGACCAAACAGAACTTCACCTTCAACAAG GAAAAACACGCTTTCATCACCTCACAGCTGAAGGAGAAAGGCTTGGGCGTGCGCGACGAGAACG GACGCCGTCGCTCCCTCGACTCGGAGGAAATGGCAAAGTTTTACAAGAACTTTCTGGACGAAAACAGAACGCGACATGCGAATTACAACAG GGAATGGTACAGAAGAAACTTCACCATCACTTTACTCATGGCTCGAGTCACTTTACGTAACATGTGGACAAACGTCAGACTCAAGAAAACCAGctctccgtcttcttcttcttcctcgtaA